Part of the Vagococcus teuberi genome, CGATAGACATCCACATTTTCTTCGTTCACAATGGAAAGTTGTGCTACTAAATTTTTCGCACGAATTTCTTGAGACACACCAATCACAACATTTAAAATAATGATTGCCATAAAAAACATATTACTATATGCACCGACTAAAGCTAAACAAATCGCAATAATCACGTTTAGTAGGTTAAATAGGGTGAAGACATTATCAAAAATGATATCTTTATTACTTTTTGAAGTATCTGAAACATAATCATTCACTTGTCCTTTGGCTATTCGCTGATTAACTTCCTCTTTGGTTAATCCTGTTTCATTCATTTTCATTTTATCTACTCTCTCTTTTTCATTTATTCTTTCATTATTATATAGATATTTATAATAAGTTTAAAGTCTTTTAACAAATAATTAAACTCCTAACTAAAAAAGCTTAGGAGTTTAAGCGTTCTACTCATCTTAACTGGTCGTTTTTTCATCAGGTAATGAGGCATATCGACCATTACTTATAGCAAATACTAAATGTGCATTTGTCGGAATATATTGATTATAGGCATTAGTATTAACAATTTGTCCTTTTTCTTTATATGAATCAACATAATACACTTCATAAGTAACTGAAGCACCTTTTGAATTAAAGTTTTCATAAATTAGTTTAGGGATGTCTCCTTCAAGTTGACCAAAAAATGACTTAATATATGGTCGTCCAACAGAATAGGTGACATTCACAGTTTTATTATCATTACCTGTCAATTTTTTACCTGCTTCAATAGATTGATCAATTAATTGACCAAATGGAACATTATCAGAAAAACTTTGTTTCGTGACAACCTGTAAATCCGGCGAGACGTTCGTTGCTTCTTCGGCAGAATAATTCGCAAAATTAGGAACAACCACGGCTTTTCCAACAGATATTGAGACACTCATTTTATCATGCTTGGCTAATTTTGTTTCTGGAGAAACTGTTTGCGATATGACAAAATCTGGTTCAATCTTATCTGAATCAGATTCTTTGAACTCGACATTGATCTCATTTTTCTTTGCCCAATCTTCAACCTCTGATTTTGCTTTTTTTCTAAAATCAGGAACAGAAATATTTTTTTTCCCTCTCTCTCTCCCTCCCCCCCCTCCCCCCCCCCCCCCCCCCCCCCCCCCTCTCCTTTCCCTCTCTCTGCTCTCTCATCTCTCTCTTCCTCTCTTTCCCGACTCTTTCTCCTCTCTCTCTTCTTCTCTCTCTCCCTCTTCCCTTTTGCTTTTTTTCTAAAATCAGGAACAGAAATATTTTTTTCAAAAACTTCTTTTCCTTTAGAGAAGTAAACATTGGCAATATCTTGACGCAAATAATGATCTTTATTGACTTCTTTATCAGTAAATTCCAACCTAATAAATTTACCTGTTTCGATTTTATCATTGTATTCATCAATGATTGTGACATTTTCGGCTTTATTTTTTTTAATCCATTGTTCCACTTCTTCTTTAGACATCGTTTCAAAATCAGGTAACTCAATTTTCCCTTTTGGATCTGCTCCTTCACTTACCTTAAATGTTATGTTAGAGCCTTTTTTAATCTTTTTATTTGGTGCAATTGATTGACTTATAATGCCGTTTGAATCTATTTTCAAGGAATATTCTTGTTTTATTTCAGGTTTCATTTTATTTTCAGTTGCCCAGTTTTTTGCCTCAACAACGGTTTTACCTGAAAAATCTGGTACTGATACATGGGTCATTTGATAATATACCATATACAACAACAGTAAACAGATACCAACTATCCCACCTATCAGGATTCGTTTTGTTTGTTGTTTTTTCTTATAATCAGGGTCTATTTCAACATCATGCTCTATCCCATTACCTGTCGAATGGTCTTCATCTAACCCCTTATCAGATTTTTTTCGTTTTCTTTTAACTTTTATTTTGGTGTCATTGACATGTTTTGTTTCTTCTTGAAACATAACATCTACATCGTCAAACTCTTGCTTATCATAGTCGGAAGCTGATGATTGCAAATCATTGGTTTCTAATGCGAGATTTTCGTTTGCATCTGACGACACGTCTTTATTATTTTTTTTTCATTCAACATATTTTTATAATTATCACTATCAAAATTTGACAAA contains:
- a CDS encoding PASTA domain-containing protein, with translation MSVSISVGKAVVVPNFANYSAEEATNVSPDLQVVTKQSFSDNVPFGQLIDQSIEAGKKLTGNDNKTVNVTYSVGRPYIKSFFGQLEGDIPKLIYENFNSKGASVTYEVYYVDSYKEKGQIVNTNAYNQYIPTNAHLVFAISNGRYASLPDEKTTS